Proteins encoded by one window of Brevibacterium atlanticum:
- a CDS encoding TIGR03085 family metal-binding protein yields the protein MSDNLARAERLRLVDTARRAGEDAPTLCEGWTTRDLATHLIIRERHPSAARGIFVSKFDDRRQAKENDYASMPYAQLLGLVASPPKWTPGALPGVESVMNTTEFLVHHEDIRRAAIEWIPRRFSQAETATVWAQTKVALLPFAAKAEGPVTIEAPGFGIRRAGKKRSGNGVTITGAPLELLLYLMGRQDHALVDVR from the coding sequence ATGAGTGACAATCTGGCACGCGCCGAACGACTGCGACTCGTCGACACCGCCCGCCGAGCGGGGGAGGACGCCCCCACCCTGTGCGAGGGGTGGACGACCAGAGACCTGGCCACCCACCTCATCATCCGCGAACGGCACCCTTCGGCGGCTCGGGGCATCTTCGTCTCGAAGTTCGACGACCGCAGGCAGGCGAAGGAGAACGACTATGCGTCGATGCCCTATGCGCAGCTGCTCGGCCTCGTCGCCTCCCCGCCGAAGTGGACGCCGGGGGCCCTGCCCGGAGTCGAGTCCGTGATGAACACGACCGAATTCCTCGTCCACCACGAGGACATCCGCCGCGCAGCCATCGAGTGGATCCCGCGCCGATTCTCCCAGGCGGAGACCGCCACAGTCTGGGCTCAGACGAAGGTCGCGCTCCTTCCATTTGCGGCGAAGGCCGAGGGGCCCGTGACGATCGAGGCACCGGGATTCGGCATCCGCAGGGCGGGTAAGAAGCGCTCAGGCAACGGCGTCACGATCACCGGTGCGCCGCTCGAGCTCCTCCTCTACCTCATGGGCAGGCAGGACCACGCTCTCGTCGACGTGCGCTGA
- a CDS encoding winged helix-turn-helix domain-containing protein — protein sequence MTTKQNSTSGPDDARADDHATDAHAAEDEAIPNLGDSIAQLEPDLNNPTRLGIVSSLKNRERAEFKLLRDSLGVSDSVLSRHITALEKTGLVEVKKGYVGKRPRTWVSISTDGRGRLDSHIRALRELAGG from the coding sequence ATGACGACGAAACAGAACTCCACTTCAGGCCCCGACGACGCGCGCGCCGACGACCACGCAACCGACGCACACGCGGCAGAGGACGAAGCGATCCCCAACCTCGGCGATTCGATCGCACAGCTCGAACCGGACCTCAACAACCCCACCCGGCTGGGCATCGTCTCGAGCCTGAAGAACCGGGAGCGGGCGGAGTTCAAGCTGCTGCGCGACAGCCTCGGCGTCTCCGACTCCGTCCTCTCCCGCCACATCACCGCCCTGGAGAAGACCGGACTGGTCGAGGTGAAGAAGGGGTACGTGGGCAAGCGGCCGCGCACCTGGGTCTCGATCAGCACTGACGGACGGGGACGGCTGGACTCCCACATCAGAGCACTGCGCGAGCTCGCCGGCGGGTGA
- a CDS encoding amidase yields the protein MSTTAAQTDLHYRQLHEISDLIRARQLSSREVTESMLARIETSDPKLNAYVTIMSESALAEADRADELLARGDWLGDLHGVPVAVKDLADTHDAPTGAGTTIHADHRPDSDATVVARLRRAGAVILGKLRLTEGAFTGHHPDLPTPVNPWDADTWPGVSSSGSGVATAAGLCFGSLGSDTGGSIRLPSSANGVTGLKPTWGRVSRHGVFPLAPSLDHIGPMTRSARDAAIVLEAIAGRDPLDPTSALEPVPRYSQRLHLDQAPVVGFDRELAAAHFDDATNAMLDTTIETILGLGWRVLDVRTPDFAEAAQDWTALCGIETAAVHAETYPARKDEYGPDLSGLIDIGRGHTAMDYHDLLESRRAFTGRMRSLMADIDLLLLPGIGVGSPTKTQMESLGSDPELFAAVTVPTAPIDSCGMPSITMPAGFTDRGTPLAAQFVSGDFREELLLAAGHSFQQSTDFHTRHPNASAP from the coding sequence ATGAGCACTACAGCGGCACAAACCGACCTGCATTACCGTCAACTCCACGAGATCTCCGATCTCATCCGCGCCAGGCAGCTGAGCTCTCGAGAGGTCACTGAGTCGATGCTCGCCCGCATCGAGACCTCGGATCCGAAACTCAACGCCTACGTCACCATCATGAGCGAATCGGCACTGGCCGAAGCCGACCGAGCCGATGAACTCCTCGCCCGCGGCGACTGGCTCGGTGATCTGCACGGAGTGCCCGTCGCGGTCAAAGACCTCGCGGACACCCACGATGCCCCTACCGGAGCCGGAACCACGATCCATGCCGACCATCGCCCCGATTCCGATGCCACCGTCGTGGCGCGGCTGCGTCGTGCCGGAGCCGTCATCCTCGGTAAGCTGCGCCTGACAGAAGGTGCCTTCACCGGACATCACCCCGACCTGCCGACTCCGGTCAACCCCTGGGATGCCGACACCTGGCCGGGGGTGTCCTCGTCGGGGTCCGGAGTGGCCACCGCGGCGGGCCTGTGCTTCGGCTCTCTGGGATCGGACACCGGCGGCTCCATCCGCCTCCCCTCCTCAGCCAACGGAGTCACTGGTCTCAAGCCCACCTGGGGCAGAGTCTCCCGGCACGGTGTCTTCCCGTTGGCACCGAGCCTCGACCACATCGGCCCGATGACCCGCAGTGCTCGGGATGCTGCGATCGTCCTCGAAGCCATCGCCGGACGCGACCCGCTCGATCCCACCTCGGCGCTCGAGCCGGTCCCTCGCTATTCCCAGCGCCTCCACCTTGATCAGGCACCTGTCGTCGGATTCGACCGTGAGTTGGCCGCCGCACACTTCGACGATGCGACCAATGCGATGCTGGACACGACGATCGAGACGATCCTCGGACTCGGCTGGCGCGTCCTCGATGTCCGCACCCCCGATTTCGCCGAGGCGGCCCAAGACTGGACCGCCCTGTGCGGGATCGAGACCGCCGCAGTCCATGCGGAGACCTACCCCGCCCGCAAGGACGAATACGGCCCGGATCTCTCCGGCCTCATCGACATCGGACGCGGCCACACCGCCATGGACTACCACGACCTGCTCGAGTCCCGACGGGCGTTCACCGGACGGATGCGGTCCCTCATGGCCGATATCGACCTGCTTCTCCTGCCCGGAATCGGCGTGGGGTCGCCGACGAAAACGCAGATGGAGAGCCTCGGCTCCGATCCCGAGCTGTTCGCCGCCGTGACGGTTCCCACTGCACCAATCGACAGCTGCGGGATGCCTTCGATCACCATGCCGGCAGGGTTCACCGACCGGGGCACTCCGCTGGCCGCCCAATTCGTCTCCGGCGACTTCCGCGAAGAACTGCTGCTTGCCGCCGGGCACTCGTTCCAGCAGTCCACGGACTTCCACACCCGGCACCCGAACGCCTCTGCACCCTGA
- a CDS encoding DUF4190 domain-containing protein, with product MNAAPVPTPGQFDQPQNTGPVLPPHSPLGYPDGPQSYQAAGSYQRTEEDPGKVLGIISLVATLSTFLGFNFIGPVIGIITGHMARRRSREDGRADNEMGKWGLILGYVFLGLLALGWALGISFGIVSGLAGLMAG from the coding sequence ATGAACGCAGCACCCGTCCCGACCCCCGGACAGTTCGACCAGCCCCAGAACACCGGACCGGTCTTACCGCCCCATTCTCCGCTGGGCTACCCGGACGGCCCGCAGAGCTACCAGGCCGCCGGCAGCTATCAGCGCACCGAGGAGGACCCGGGCAAGGTGCTCGGCATCATCTCACTGGTCGCCACGCTCTCGACCTTCCTCGGCTTCAACTTCATCGGACCCGTCATCGGCATCATCACCGGTCACATGGCGCGCAGGCGCTCGCGCGAGGACGGTCGCGCCGACAATGAGATGGGCAAGTGGGGACTCATCCTCGGATACGTCTTCCTCGGTCTGCTCGCCCTCGGATGGGCACTCGGCATCTCGTTCGGCATCGTCAGCGGGCTCGCCGGACTCATGGCCGGCTGA
- a CDS encoding Sir2 family NAD-dependent protein deacetylase, giving the protein MAVIFDPMRGRTRPAASHPDDEIVDVLTRDYASADWAVLTGAGMSTDSGVPDYRGPDATPRNPMTIQTFLSHPDQRARYWARSWVGWPRMRGARPNAGHLALSGLPVAGIVTQNVDGLHQAAAEAVAADRADRGEDLVPSPVIDLHGSLDRVVCLQNGHLFDRDWVQRRLSELNPDFAHEVGIDPIDVETAPDGDVELDDTAGFVVLDCPECGGLLKPDVVYFGDSVPPARLQKANRICDDAAGLVVLGSSLAVLSGLRFVRAAAKDGKPVVIVTDGPTRGDDLADYRSISRVAEFVTLWAAR; this is encoded by the coding sequence ATGGCCGTCATCTTCGATCCGATGCGCGGACGCACCCGTCCGGCAGCCAGTCACCCCGACGATGAGATCGTCGACGTCCTCACCCGCGACTATGCGAGCGCGGACTGGGCGGTGCTCACCGGCGCGGGGATGAGCACGGATTCCGGCGTCCCGGACTATCGCGGACCCGACGCGACCCCGCGCAACCCGATGACCATCCAGACCTTCCTCTCCCACCCGGATCAGCGGGCACGGTACTGGGCGCGCTCCTGGGTCGGCTGGCCCCGGATGCGCGGCGCCCGACCGAATGCCGGGCACCTTGCGCTGTCCGGGCTGCCCGTGGCCGGGATCGTCACGCAGAACGTCGACGGACTCCATCAGGCCGCCGCCGAGGCGGTCGCCGCCGACCGTGCCGACCGTGGCGAGGATCTCGTGCCCAGTCCCGTCATCGACCTCCACGGCAGCCTCGACCGGGTCGTCTGCCTGCAGAACGGGCACCTGTTCGACCGTGACTGGGTGCAGCGGAGGCTGAGCGAACTCAACCCGGACTTCGCCCACGAGGTCGGCATCGACCCCATCGACGTCGAGACCGCTCCCGACGGCGACGTCGAACTCGACGACACTGCGGGATTCGTCGTCCTCGACTGCCCCGAATGCGGGGGACTGCTCAAACCCGACGTCGTCTACTTCGGCGACTCGGTGCCGCCGGCCAGGCTGCAGAAGGCGAACCGGATCTGCGATGACGCTGCAGGGCTCGTCGTGCTCGGATCCTCTCTCGCGGTGCTTTCGGGCCTGCGTTTCGTCCGTGCTGCCGCGAAGGACGGCAAACCCGTCGTCATCGTCACCGACGGTCCCACCCGCGGCGACGACCTCGCCGACTACCGCTCGATCTCCCGGGTCGCCGAGTTCGTCACCCTGTGGGCAGCGAGATGA
- a CDS encoding GNAT family N-acetyltransferase, protein MSEIRITRIDHTDEDALVAWNDLMRTAYTNDRTAAWWRSPETTLTQFAHPRTDKTDIALVAHLDEEAVGGAEINLTAESPAYTELGVIPPCRRRGIGTALAEAVEQILTDADRPSTIVQTETYCPAGVAFAQTRGMSVGNEEHRLLLDLPTYLRADADRYKDSGASTTVPVLKADPDFSVTSWIGACPEEVLESWTRLREQMDEDVPVGDLTRSVSHASTAAIRSHEERMDDQGWVLVGSMAHVGDLAVGYTEIMVSAHDPEIVIQEDTLVDRAYRGRGIGRALKVANLRQLPAVPATTSAKWVQTYTATNNGPMLALNRDLGFSVADTMTALEGRIEHREAAPRPQN, encoded by the coding sequence ATGTCTGAGATTCGGATCACCCGCATCGATCACACGGATGAGGACGCGTTGGTCGCATGGAACGACCTCATGCGCACCGCCTACACGAATGATCGCACCGCGGCCTGGTGGCGCAGCCCCGAAACGACGCTGACCCAGTTCGCCCATCCGCGCACGGACAAGACGGACATCGCCCTGGTCGCCCACCTCGACGAAGAGGCCGTCGGAGGCGCCGAGATCAACCTCACCGCCGAATCTCCGGCGTATACCGAGCTCGGTGTCATCCCGCCCTGCCGTCGCCGAGGTATCGGCACTGCCCTCGCCGAGGCGGTCGAGCAGATACTCACCGACGCCGACCGGCCGTCGACGATCGTCCAGACCGAGACCTACTGCCCGGCCGGAGTCGCGTTCGCCCAGACCCGGGGCATGAGCGTGGGCAATGAGGAGCACCGGCTGCTGCTCGATCTGCCCACCTATCTGCGCGCCGATGCCGATAGGTACAAGGATTCCGGGGCGTCGACGACCGTGCCCGTGCTCAAAGCGGATCCGGACTTCTCGGTCACCTCGTGGATCGGCGCGTGCCCCGAGGAGGTCCTCGAGTCCTGGACCAGACTGCGCGAGCAGATGGACGAGGACGTGCCCGTCGGGGACCTCACTCGCTCGGTCAGCCACGCCAGCACCGCTGCGATCCGCAGCCATGAGGAGCGGATGGACGATCAGGGTTGGGTCTTGGTCGGCTCGATGGCCCATGTGGGTGATCTCGCCGTCGGGTATACGGAGATCATGGTGTCAGCACACGACCCGGAGATCGTCATTCAGGAGGACACGCTCGTCGACCGTGCCTATCGGGGGCGGGGAATCGGTCGGGCGCTCAAGGTCGCGAATCTGCGTCAGCTGCCGGCGGTGCCGGCGACCACCTCGGCGAAATGGGTGCAGACGTACACGGCGACGAACAACGGACCGATGCTCGCACTCAATCGGGATCTCGGCTTCAGCGTCGCGGACACGATGACCGCCCTCGAGGGCCGGATCGAACACCGCGAAGCGGCGCCCCGCCCTCAGAATTGA
- a CDS encoding flavodoxin family protein: MVSVLLVHHSPSDPTSQIAEAALTGLRLPELGDIEVAVRPALEAGVEDVLAADAYVLGTTANFGYISGALKHFFDTTYDAVRDPTAGRPFSYWIHGGYDTTGAETAMKQITTGLGWALAFDPLIFTGEVAADHLEKATELAATVAASAL; this comes from the coding sequence ATGGTCAGCGTGCTGCTCGTTCATCACTCACCGTCCGATCCCACCTCGCAGATCGCCGAGGCGGCCCTGACCGGGCTGCGCCTTCCCGAGCTCGGCGACATCGAGGTCGCCGTTCGACCGGCGTTGGAGGCCGGCGTCGAGGATGTCCTGGCCGCCGATGCGTATGTGCTCGGCACGACGGCGAACTTCGGCTATATCTCCGGCGCCCTCAAGCATTTCTTCGACACCACCTATGATGCGGTGCGCGATCCCACCGCGGGCCGGCCGTTCTCCTACTGGATCCACGGCGGCTACGACACCACCGGGGCCGAGACCGCGATGAAGCAGATCACGACCGGTCTGGGGTGGGCGCTCGCCTTCGACCCGCTGATCTTCACCGGCGAGGTCGCCGCGGACCACCTCGAGAAGGCCACGGAGCTCGCCGCCACGGTCGCCGCCTCGGCGCTCTGA